The segment TTGCAGGCCATGACGCAACAACCTCATCGTTTCCATCTCAAACAACAAACGCTCTGGCTCTCGCCGGAACGCTGTATGTTTTGGGAAGAGGATAAGTCGCTGATCGTGTCTGATATTCATTTAGGCAAGAGCGGTCATTTCCGCAAAGCCGGCATTGGCATTCCCCAAACTGTATTTAAAGAAGATCTGCAACGATTAATAGCACAGGTGCAATTCTTTAAACCGGAAAGGTTAATTGTAGTGGGTGATTTTTCGCATAGTAATATGAACAACGAACTAAAGTTATTTGAGAAGTGGCGAAAGGATCTGTCGCAATTGCCTATTCATTTGGTAAAGGGCAATCATGATATTCTTGGTAATGATTGGTACACTTCACATGATATTACCATTCATCATGAGCAACTTCATACTGCTCCTTTTACATTCATGCATGAGTTGCCTGCTGATGCTGCTAATTTCCCGGATGATGATTATGTATTCACAGGACATGTTCACCCTGGTATACGTATCGGCGGATTAGGCAGACAGTCATTACATTTTCCCTGTTTTTATTTTGCCAGGAAACATGCTGTGCTGCCCGCCTTTGGACGTTTCACCGGTTTATATCCTGTTCGTCCAAAGAAAAAAGATAAAGTATTTGCCATTGCCGATAAAAAGGTTCTGGAACTGCAATAAAACTAAACAGTATCACAAATAAATTATTACATATTGCCCATGCCCCTATCTATGCACATCCGTTACCGGAAGGGCATCGCTTCCCGATGTTAAAATATGAATTGATACCTGAGCAATTGCTGCATGAAGGAAGTATTGCACAACATAATTTATTTACACCTGAATTATGTACGGATGAAATTGTTTTGCTGACGCATACGGAAGAATATCTTACCAAACTGAAAGAACAAACGCTTTCAGCAAAAGAGCAGCGACATATCGGCTTTCCTCAATCACTTGCATTAACCGAACGTGAATTGATCATCACTCAAGGAACAATTGATTGCTGCACCTATGCAATCGAGAACGGAGTTGCAATGAATGTTGCGGGTGGAACTCATCATGCGTTCGCTGACCGTGGTGAAGGATTTTGTTTGCTGAATGATTTTGCAACAGCAGCCAATTATTTACTCCATCAGCAAAAAACAAAACAAATTCTGATTGTTGATCTTGATGTACACCAGGGAAATGGTACAGCGAAATTGTTTGAACAGAATGAAAAGGTATTTACGTTCAGTATGCATGGCGCACACAATTATCCTTTTCACAAAGAAACGAGTGATCTTGACATTGGGTTGAAAGATGGAACGGATGACAGCATTTATCTTCCATTGCTGAAGAACACACTCGATATGCTCATCAACAAAGTGAAACCTGAGTTTGTGTTTTACTTATCCGGTGTTGATATTCTTGAGACCGATAAATTCGGCAAACTGAAAGTGAGCATGCAAGGTTGTAAACAACGGGATGAAATAGTATTCAGTAAACTGCAAAAGCACAACATCCCCTGCACAGTTGCAATGGGCGGCGGTTATTCAGCCGATGTAAAAATTATTGTGGAAGCACATTGTAACACGTTTCGTGTGGCGAAAGATGTGTTTGGATTGAATTAATTAAAGGCACAAGGTTCAAGGTTCAAGGAACAAGAATAAAAGCCAAAATACAAAATCCAAATTCCACCAGGTACAATCATTCTGCGCTAACCACGAATTACCAACTTAAAACTTAGAACTAAGAACTTACGACTGATTTCTTTTTCTCCTCAACTTTTGCGAATCAATAAAGAAGATCATACGTGCAGTAAATTCATTGCCTTGCGGAGACATTAATATACGTCCTGCGTTACCCCAGTAATTTTTATAACGGTTACCATCAACAGGAAAATCATTTGCAAGCCAGTTCTTCCAGCCAACAATAAAACGACTGCCATAATTGAAATCCCAGGTATAGAACACATCCATGTTCCATACGTTGAAGTTTTGATTCTGTCCGGGAATAAATGCACGATCAATATACCAGCCATCTTCGCTTACATTGTAAAAGCTTGCATACTTCACACGGCTCCAGTAATGCCGTGCACGCAACGTAACATTCATACGGCTGGTGAAATTATAAATACCACTCACAAGTGTGGTTACATCTGTTTTTCTTCTTCTTCCAATAATGGGTTCGCCATTTGTTTCACGTTGAAATGCATAACCAAATTGTCCACGATCATCCGTATAACTCCAATCAATATCTAAACTTAATCGATCGCTGAAACGGTAACGCATACCCGGATGAATAACAATGTAAGGATCGTTCTTAATATCAACCGATTCTGCCATACCAAGCGTTAACCTTGCAAACAAACGCTTACGGCTATCTGTACTTCCATTTAAACGAAGGAATCCCCAAGGCGTTTGTCTCATATAACGACCGGGTGTACGTAATTCAAAATAACTTTTTTGCCAGAGCGGTTGATACGTTGCACCAAGACTTACATCCCAGAAATTTTTAAAGAACCAAAAGGCATTTGCGTTATACTGAATATTGGTAAACACAAATGGTTTATACAACATTTCATGACGTACGGTTAACCTGAAGTTGTAAGAGTTGAATTTGTCAGTTGGCGTTAACTGGTTATAACTGATGTTTACTGTTGTATGTACTTTATTTGCAACACCAAGAAATCCCAGATCGTTTGGATCATACCTGTCGCTTTCTACATTGCTCAATAAGTTGAATTGAATTTTACCACTTACTTTTCCAAGACTTGCTACACTTTTAAATCCACTGTATGGATTCGGCCCCATGATCTTGCTGTAATCAAATTTTCCCTGGAAACCATATTGATTTGTTTTATCAAACAAGTACAGATCGATGCCTGTTACGTTTGCATCTCTTCCAGCACCGTTACGTGTTACGTTTGCATTGGTAAGTGTAATAGAAGAACGACCTTTCAATGCCTGATCAAGCACAATTAAATTGTAATTCGTGAAGGGCTCTGTTTGTATCCGTTCGGTCTGTTTGGTATTGGTATTTTCAATTTCAGCGAACATAGCTGCACCAATGGCATTGAACACACCAATACCTAATTTCTGCTTTGTTCTGCCGGAGAATTTTGTTGCATTGAGCAATTGTACAACTCCGGGATTTGATACCACTCTTGTACTGTCAGTTGAACCCAAGCTTCTTGCATTGTAATAACCTGAGGGTGTTGCTCCTACTCTTCGTGAATAAAATAATCCTGCTTTGTTGAATATCTCTGTCCCTTCTGTAAAGAATGGACGGTTTTCCTGGAACTGTACTTCAAAAGGTGAAAGATTGTTGATGACGTTATCACTGATCACTTGTCCGAAGTCGGGAATCAATGTCATATCTAAGGTGAAGCTTTCGTTCACACCATATTTCACATCCATACCACCATTGCGGAGAAATTCATTTACTCTTCCTTTGGAAGTGGGTGTGGTTCGAAAGCCAGCTGTAACATACGGAAGAAACGATAAGCGAAGTGGTGGTTCAAGATTTTCCAATCCGCTTAGTTTGCCGAACTGGTTCACAAATCCATTTTGATTGGGGTTGATATTATTCCAATAAGAACTTTCATTACTGCGACGAACATAGCGTTGAAAATTCAAACCCCAATCCTGTTTTTCTTTTTTGGCAAAACGAAGTGAGAAATAAGGGATCTTCATTTCAACAACCCAGCCATCTTCATGCATGGTTACTTTACTTTCCCAAACTGCATCCCAACTGTAATCACTGGGTGGACCAAACTGCGAAGAACGATTCGGACTCAAACGTCCATCACTTTGCACATTGCGACTGGTCACTAAAAACTGGAAACCATTCTGATCATCATTGTATGTGTCAAAGAAAACAGAAAAATAATCGACGTCCTGCTGGCTTTCTTTATCACGTGCCGTTAACTGTGTTCGCACTTTTGAAGGATCATCATATAAATATGCACCGATATAAATAGAATTGTTATCGTAAACAACATACACTTTGGTTCTATATGCAGACGCTTCACCATAGTTAGGACTGTTCACGACGAAGTTTTCGGCAACAGGAGCTGTTTGCCAAATGGCTTCATCCAGCACCCCATCTAACTTGGGTGCCTGCACAACTTTACTGGCCTGGAGGGAACGTTCCGGTTCGTTATTGGCAAGCGATGATAAAGCGGCAATCGTTAATACAAAGGACAGGATCGATTTTCTCATTACGGCCGCAAACTATTATAAAAAAACCGCTCAAATATTTGAATTTGTATGAGCGGTTTAATGACTGACCCCGGCCTTAAAGCCGGGGCCAGTCATTAATTCATTTTCTTTTTAAGGTTATTCACCTGATCCTGAAGGTTACTCACCAGTGATGCAAGATTTGTTACATCCCAACGCTGTCCCTGGTTTACACGGCTCAATACCATTTGAGCACTCCAGAATTCGAGTACATCTTCGGCATTTACTTGGTAGGGCTGGTAAACAGGATTATCACTCACCAACGTGAGCTTATTCTTAGTGCGGTTACTCTTCAGCACACGCTTATAAACAACCCCTTCTGATTTACTAAGGATGATGTACGCATTGTTATTTTTTACATCGTCGAGATTATGCACTTTCTCTCCCACGATCACACTGCCGCTTGGTGTCGGCAACATACTATCACCCACAATTTCAAAGGCACGATAGGTTCCGCCTGCCAGCATAGGTAAAGTGAAGGTGTTCAGTTCATCCAGAAATTCAGGATCGGCATATCCATTCAGGTAACCGGCCGCAGCTTTTACGGGCACAAAATGAATGACATTTGTTTCAGCGATCATCTTTAATTGGCGACGCTTGGCGAGGTAGGAACCTTTTGATTCGCTGAGATCTTTACGCAATAAGTCATCAATGCTTACTTTGAACAGATCGCTCACAGTTTCCAGCACTTCATAATTAGGCTCGGCACGCTCTTCTTCATACGCCCCAACGAGGGAACGTTTAATGCCGATCTTTTGTGCAAATTCTTCCTGTGTCCATCCACGCAATTTACGCAGGTATTTGAGGTTTTGATTGGCAACGGCCATGGTCTGCTAATTTTATTGGAGCGAATATACTAATTATTTTAGTTTGATAAAATATTTTATCATTGTTTCTCACAGATGATTTCAAAAAAGTGAATGACGTTGATGTTCAGACACATTTTGCCAACTCCTCAATAAATCAGACTTTTACGTCCATATAAGAAAGGAACTAACTATGGCGAAGAGCACAAAAAAGAAAGAACAACCCATCATCCTTATCACCAACGACGATGGTGTTACAGCACCGGGCATCCGCAGCCTGGTGGAAGCCGTAAAAGATCTAGGAAAAATTGTGGTAGTAGCTCCCGATAAACCGCAGAGCGGAATGGGCCACGCCATCACCATTGGTTTTCCGTTGCGTTTACAAAAAGTGCATTTAATGGACGATGTAGAAGCCTGGCAATGCAGCGGCACACCGGTTGATTGCGTAAAGCTGGCGGTTGACAAAATACTGCACCGCAAACCCGATCTCTGTCTCAGCGGTATTAATCACGGTGCCAATCACAGTATAAATGTAATTTACAGCGGTACTATGAGTGCAGCCATTGAAGCAAGTATTGAAAGTATTCCCTCAGTTGGATTCTCGTTACTTAATTATAGTATGGAAGCTGATTTCAGCGGTGCAAAAAAATATGCCCGTCTTATTGTTGAGCAACTGCTGAAACGTAAACAGGATAAACATCTTTGCCTGAACGTTAATTTTCCGAGTATTGATGAGAGTTTGATCAAGGGTGTAAAGGTTTGTCGCCAGGCTTATGCCAAGTATGTGGAAGATTTTAATGAGCGGAAAGATCCGTCAGGAAAGAATTATTACTGGCTCACAGGCGAGTTTAAAAACTTCGATAAAGGAAAAGATACCGATGTTTGGGCCCTTGAACACAATTTTGTGAGTGTAGTTCCCGTTCAATTCGACCTGACAAATTATAAACTCAAAAAAGAATTAGAAACCAAACTGAAATTCTGATGCTGAAACTCGATAAACTACCCTTTGGAATTGCATTGGGTGCCCTCGCCCCCATTCTTGGTCTTGTACTTTATTATTTTCTGAAAACTCCTTCCATCAGCTTTGGCGAATTTGTAGAATACTTCTTCAAAACAAAAGCGATGCTTACGGCAGTAGGAAGTTTATGCCTTATTGCAAACATCGTTCTCTTTACCATTTTTATTAATGGTCGTCGTGACAAAACAGCCATCGGCATTTTTGCGATGACGGTGATGTACGGGCTGATCATCCTTTACGCAAAGTTCTTCATGTAAGACCGCTGGGAAAGTTGATTAAGATGATGCGAATGATTACTTGTAATCATCACGCCCACCTTATGATTTCATTTCGCCATCGCTATTGATGGTTGAAAAAAACTTCTGTGTATTTATTATAGGTTAGGTTTAGCAACGGCCTTAAAAAAAAGGGTTGCCTTAAAAGGCAACCCGTAACCCTGTGTCTATTGATTATGACTATTATAGTTTAACGATTGCTGTTTCGTTTACAACACGTGTGTTGTTTTTAATACTGAAAACAGTTGATTGCGTTGATTTAGTTCCAATCACTTCAAATGTTACATCTACACCTTCCAGTTCTTCTGTGTTTAACTGGTATTTACGTGTGATGTTTACACCGCTGATTGTTTCCTGGTGAAGGATCAAACCAAACTCATCCTTTACAACGATCACGAATTTTTCTGCTTCTTTATTATTAAGACTGAGCTGGAAGATTGGCTGGTTTTGTGAACGGCCGATCATTTTTAACTCAGCTGCAGGAGTTATTTCGTTTACGTTTGTTGCGAATGCGGTAAATCCTGTCGTTACTGCTAATAAGGTAAATAAACCAATAGCTGCATTTTTCATTGTCTTTTTCATGTTTCTTATGTTTTAAATTTTTACGAATTGTTATTTGCTTTTTCTACAGGCAAGTATCGCAGCAAAAAATCGTGGGGCAAGTATCGTGGAGCAAGCAGGTTAAGTCAAATTCTACTCCGGAGATTCGGTACGGAAGAAGCTTGTGATTTGCTTCGTTGACAAGACAAAAGTACAGCCCCGCAAACTCCTGCACAAGTCAAGAAAAGGTTCATTTTATGGCCGTTACTTTCTTAATTATTTTCTAAAAGCCTTGCTGGCAAAGGGTTTCAGAAAATATTTTGCATGACGCCCAACCTCTTTTTCAGCTATATTATCACAATGTTATCAGCCTGAAATACGCACAAATACGCATGCGGATTGATTGGTATCTTTACGGCAAAATATCACTTTCAAGATTATTGATCGATTATTTACAACATGAATTACTATATCATAGCAGGAGAAGCAAGCGGCGATTTACATGGAAGTAATTTGATTAAAGAATTGCATAAGCATGATACAACAGCTAATATCCGTTGCTGGGGGGGTGAAAAAATGCAGGCCGCCGGCGCAACTTTGGTGAAACATTACCGTGATCTTGCCTTTATGGGTTTTGTGGAAGTGATCAAAAACTTACGCACTATTTTCAACAACCTCTCTTTTTGCAAAGAAGATATACTGGAACATCGCCCTGATGTACTGGTGTTGATCGATTATCCCGGTTTTAATTTACGCATTGCCAAATGGGCAAAAGAAGAAAACATAAAAGTTGTTTACTACATCTCACCACAGGTATGGGCATGGAAAGAAAACAGGGTGAAGATGATGAAGCAATGCATCGATCGTATGCTGGTGATCCTCCCGTTTGAAAAAGATTATTACAAACAGAAATGGAATTGGGAAGTAGAATATGTTGGTCATCCGTTGATCGAAGAAGTGGAGCGATCGAAAAAAGAATCGATCATGTTGCAACCGGGTATACCAATTGATGCAAATAAACAGATCATTGCATTACTACCCGGCAGCCGCAAACAGGAGATCTTAAAAAAATTACCTGTGATGCTGGAAGTGAGCAGGCAGTTCAGCAATTATCAATTTATAGTTGCCAAAGCACCGGGACTTGATGCATCTTTTTACAATGAATTGTTAAAGTCGTATGAAAACGTATCATACGTCAATAACCAAACCTATGCTTTGTTGCAACAATCAACAGCCGCATTGGTAACATCGGGCACAGCAACATTAGAAACTGCTTTGTTTGAAGTACCGGAAGTAGTTTGTTACAAAGGCAACGAGATCAGTTACCAGATCGCTAAACGATTAGTGAACATCAAATACATTTCATTGGTAAACCTTATCATGGATAAAGAAGTGGTGAAAGAGTTGATACAGCATGAAATGAATGCAACCAATCTCAGCAACGAATTACAACTCATCTTACCCGGTTCTGCAAAACGGGAACAACTGCAACTCGATTATAAACAGCTGAAAGAAAAGTTACAAGCAGGTGGTCATGCTTCGTTGAAAGCAGCTAAATCGATCGTTGATTTTTTACAGCAGTAATACTTATTTAAACAGAGGAAGAATTACCCAACGTACCAGCAAAACCATCATTGCAAACAGAAATACAAAAATGGAAATGCGGTTAATACCATGCATGTATTTCATCCACTGCGTTTTTTCCTGATTAGGATCAGGCTTCTTAATGTATAAATATTCTGCTACCTGGCGAAGGATACCCATATCGTTTTTCTTTTCTAACAATGCAAGTTACCTAAATGTTCTGCAGTTATGATTCAGGTCATAAAAAAAAGGACATATCAGTTTTACTTTAGACAGAATTTCTACATTATTTGTTCAACAAAAAAAAACCAAACGATATGAAGTATTTTTCCTTCATGGCCGCCGCCCTTCTTTCATTTACAGTAGCCTGCAATTCCGGTACCGAACAAGCCAGTACCACAACCGCCGAACCTTCTGCAGCTAATGCAGCCGGTCAATCGGCCGTGCAAGACGATGACTCACAAAAAGATGTGGTAAAAGTTGCCATTGGCAGTAAAGACCACACTACTTTAGTGGCTGCATTAAAAGCCGCAGAATATGTTGATGTGTTGAGCAATGCCGGACCATTTACTGTTTTTGCTCCTACCAACGCTGCATTTGATCTTTTACCAAAAGGCACACTTGATGATTTAGTAAAACCCGAAAACAAAAACACATTGCGTGATATTCTTGAATACCATGTGTATGTTGGTGTGTTGAAAGATGGATTAATGGGTGATGACATGACGTATGGCATGGCAAACGGTCAATCAGTAACCATTGGCAATAAAGATGGAAAAATGACAGTGAATGGTGCAAACATTATTGCTACAGTTCCGGCATCGAATGGAATTATTTATGTGGTTGATGCGGTATTATTGCCTCCAAAAAAATAATCTAACCAGTCCTTAAAATAATAAAGGCATCCAATTGGATGCCTTTTCCGTTCCCATAAGACTTAATCAGTTAATAAATATTTTCCTGCTTGGGAAGTTGTGCAATATTGATCTGCATAACAGTTGCAATAGATAAGGCACGTTGTTTTGCCTGCTCTGCTTTCTCCCCTTCAAACAGCTCATCAATTGTTTCGTTGAACAATTGTATCCAGCGATCAAAATGTTCTTTCTTCATCGTTGATTTCTGGTGAATATCCATGTGTATTCGCATGGGATTACCTGTGTAACCGCCGGTATGAAAAATGATATTCTCCCAGAACGTGTACATCACCGGTAAATGTTTCTCCCACTGCACATCCACAACTTTATTAAAGAAAAAACCAATCAAAGGATCGGGTTTTACTTTATCATAAAATGTATTCACCAGCAAGATCACATCTTCACGATTTTCCATTTGTTTTTTCATGTGTGAATTATTTTTTGCCTGCTATTTTATAATGAGCATACTGAAATCAGTGAGGGCTTTCAATGCATGTACCTGGTTTGCTTTAAATGAAAACAGATCGCCACGTTTTAAATGATGCGACTGTCCTTCAAGTGTAAATTCACATTCTCCCTTCTGCACTACAAGAAATGCATCTGTTTTTGAAACATGTGGTTTTAATACTTCACCTTCGGGCAGGTTGAGCAACATCACATTCATGCGCTCATCTTTATAAACAGATGTTTTTGTTGTTTTACCAAATCGGATCTGGTCTGCTAGATTTCCTAAATGCATATTTTAAGTTTAAAGATCCTTACGTTGAAATTTTTTCATGGATAACCACACCGGAACAATGGCCCATACAAACAATACCAGTCCCGAGAGCAACATGCCACTTGCACTGCCAAAGAATTCACTGAACACTGCACCGGTATAACCCATGAGTGCAGAAATATCAAGCTTTAATAAGATCAAAATTCTTGAGAGATCAACCGGGTTGAGCATACTTAATGCAATCATTGGTTTCTCCAATGGATAATCACTGAAACGGAAGAGTAGCATCAGCACAATTGCATCATAGATCAATGTGAAAAAGAACCATAGCAATACAGATACACCAATCCCTTTTGCTTTATCTCTTGTTATAACTGATGCGAGCAATGCAATTCCGGTAAAGATCAATGTTTGAAAAACGCCTGAAAGCAATAGTGTAAAACCGGTACTTGTACCATCGCAGATCAACACAGGAATACCCACGCCAACCAAAAATGCAAGCACAAGCGATAAGGACAAACCTGCATAGATACTCAACCACAAACTTTTTCGCTTTAACGGTTGTGCGACCAGCAACTCAATAAACTCCGATGAATTATAAACATAAATGGTAGAAAAAATAATACTCACCAACGGAATAAAAATGAGTACCAGGTTCATGAGGCTCATGATACCCTTCGTAGCATTTTCATCCATATTAAAAATCCCGAACGACATGGCCAGCAAGAAAAAAGTATACGCCATGATGATCCTGTTACGGATAAGATCGAGTAATACATGTTTAACAATGGTTCTCATAGTCTCGTTATTTCATGATTTGTGCAAAGGCCTTGGCTAATTTCATTTCACCTGTATCTTCCTGTAATTGTTCAAGCGATTTATGAAACTGTAATTTGCCATCCTGCATATAAATAATTTCACTCACCACATCATCAAGCTCGCTTAATATGTGCGATGTAATGAGAATGAGTTTCCCTTTTTGTTTTTCCCTGATGATCTTTTGTTTCAGTACTTCCGATGCCACAGGATCAAGACCTGCAGTTGGTTCGTCAAGGATCAACACATCGGGGTTGAATAAGAATGCAAGCGCTGCACTTACTTTTTGTCTTGTGCCTCCACTGAGTGTCCGCATTTTTTTCTGCATCATTTCGTTTAATCCAAATTCACTGATAAGTTCTTCATCTGTTGCTGCTGGATTTTTGCGAATGTCACGCATCATCGTAAATACCTGGGCAATGGTCATGTTATCTGGATAGCGACCGATCTGCGGCATATATCCTATGCGTTCACGATACATCCAGTTGTGCAGAATATTATGTTGATCGAACGTGATAAAGCCACTATCGGGCACCACCATTCCGAGAATTGATTTGATTAATGTTGTTTTACCACTGCCGTTAGGACCGATCAACGCAATGGTTTGCCCACGGTTGCAGGTGACACTCACATTGTCGAGCGCTTTTAATTTGCCGAATGTTTTTGTAACGTTACTGGCGATGATCATGGCTTAGAATTTAATTGGTTTCATCAGGGGTTCATCATCTTTTAATTCAACAGGTGTAATTACAGGCAACATTTTTTCCGCTTTATCCAACAGCCCAACAATAAAACTGCGGTAAAGCATCATACTGGAGTTGTTTTGTTCGCTGATCATCGAGAACATACTTACGGGGCGGTAAGGCACATCGCCAATACCATTACGGTTAAGATCATAGCCTTCGTATTTATCCCAGTAGTTCTTGAAAAATTTATTCAGCATCAATTCGCCGTTGGTAGCTACATCAAAAGAATTTGTTCGGAAATTATTATGCATGATATTATTCTCCATACAGCTCGCTTGTATCTTCAATGCCCATCCGTTATTTTCAAATGAATTTTTGATCAGGTCGATGCGGTTACTTCCTTCCATCATCACTCCCACTGTGTTGCGTTTGAACATATTTCCTTCCACATGGCTATCTGTAATATCTTTCATTAAAATACCATAGGCAGCCGTTCCCCAGTTATCAGCAAATGTGTTGTGATACATTTTAATTCCCTTGGAATACATCACTGCTACGCCTGCGCCATTATCAGTAAACCTGTTCGATATATATGAATTGGTATTGGAAAACATAAAGTGCAAACCATACCTCACATTTTTTGTACTGTTGTTCTGTTTGATGGTAGAGTTAGTAACAAACTCGAAATAGATACCATCACGATGACCGGTAACGTAATTGTTACTGATCTGCATACTGTCACTCTTCCAGCAATGAATACCGTTGCCGGAAGAAATTTCATCTTTCGCATCAGAGCTCAACTTATTACCTGTAATGATACAGGCTG is part of the Lacibacter sediminis genome and harbors:
- a CDS encoding XRE family transcriptional regulator, giving the protein MAVANQNLKYLRKLRGWTQEEFAQKIGIKRSLVGAYEEERAEPNYEVLETVSDLFKVSIDDLLRKDLSESKGSYLAKRRQLKMIAETNVIHFVPVKAAAGYLNGYADPEFLDELNTFTLPMLAGGTYRAFEIVGDSMLPTPSGSVIVGEKVHNLDDVKNNNAYIILSKSEGVVYKRVLKSNRTKNKLTLVSDNPVYQPYQVNAEDVLEFWSAQMVLSRVNQGQRWDVTNLASLVSNLQDQVNNLKKKMN
- a CDS encoding ABC transporter permease produces the protein MRTIVKHVLLDLIRNRIIMAYTFFLLAMSFGIFNMDENATKGIMSLMNLVLIFIPLVSIIFSTIYVYNSSEFIELLVAQPLKRKSLWLSIYAGLSLSLVLAFLVGVGIPVLICDGTSTGFTLLLSGVFQTLIFTGIALLASVITRDKAKGIGVSVLLWFFFTLIYDAIVLMLLFRFSDYPLEKPMIALSMLNPVDLSRILILLKLDISALMGYTGAVFSEFFGSASGMLLSGLVLFVWAIVPVWLSMKKFQRKDL
- a CDS encoding fasciclin domain-containing protein, with amino-acid sequence MKYFSFMAAALLSFTVACNSGTEQASTTTAEPSAANAAGQSAVQDDDSQKDVVKVAIGSKDHTTLVAALKAAEYVDVLSNAGPFTVFAPTNAAFDLLPKGTLDDLVKPENKNTLRDILEYHVYVGVLKDGLMGDDMTYGMANGQSVTIGNKDGKMTVNGANIIATVPASNGIIYVVDAVLLPPKK
- a CDS encoding histone deacetylase family protein: MLKYELIPEQLLHEGSIAQHNLFTPELCTDEIVLLTHTEEYLTKLKEQTLSAKEQRHIGFPQSLALTERELIITQGTIDCCTYAIENGVAMNVAGGTHHAFADRGEGFCLLNDFATAANYLLHQQKTKQILIVDLDVHQGNGTAKLFEQNEKVFTFSMHGAHNYPFHKETSDLDIGLKDGTDDSIYLPLLKNTLDMLINKVKPEFVFYLSGVDILETDKFGKLKVSMQGCKQRDEIVFSKLQKHNIPCTVAMGGGYSADVKIIVEAHCNTFRVAKDVFGLN
- the surE gene encoding 5'/3'-nucleotidase SurE translates to MAKSTKKKEQPIILITNDDGVTAPGIRSLVEAVKDLGKIVVVAPDKPQSGMGHAITIGFPLRLQKVHLMDDVEAWQCSGTPVDCVKLAVDKILHRKPDLCLSGINHGANHSINVIYSGTMSAAIEASIESIPSVGFSLLNYSMEADFSGAKKYARLIVEQLLKRKQDKHLCLNVNFPSIDESLIKGVKVCRQAYAKYVEDFNERKDPSGKNYYWLTGEFKNFDKGKDTDVWALEHNFVSVVPVQFDLTNYKLKKELETKLKF
- a CDS encoding DUF5916 domain-containing protein; amino-acid sequence: MRKSILSFVLTIAALSSLANNEPERSLQASKVVQAPKLDGVLDEAIWQTAPVAENFVVNSPNYGEASAYRTKVYVVYDNNSIYIGAYLYDDPSKVRTQLTARDKESQQDVDYFSVFFDTYNDDQNGFQFLVTSRNVQSDGRLSPNRSSQFGPPSDYSWDAVWESKVTMHEDGWVVEMKIPYFSLRFAKKEKQDWGLNFQRYVRRSNESSYWNNINPNQNGFVNQFGKLSGLENLEPPLRLSFLPYVTAGFRTTPTSKGRVNEFLRNGGMDVKYGVNESFTLDMTLIPDFGQVISDNVINNLSPFEVQFQENRPFFTEGTEIFNKAGLFYSRRVGATPSGYYNARSLGSTDSTRVVSNPGVVQLLNATKFSGRTKQKLGIGVFNAIGAAMFAEIENTNTKQTERIQTEPFTNYNLIVLDQALKGRSSITLTNANVTRNGAGRDANVTGIDLYLFDKTNQYGFQGKFDYSKIMGPNPYSGFKSVASLGKVSGKIQFNLLSNVESDRYDPNDLGFLGVANKVHTTVNISYNQLTPTDKFNSYNFRLTVRHEMLYKPFVFTNIQYNANAFWFFKNFWDVSLGATYQPLWQKSYFELRTPGRYMRQTPWGFLRLNGSTDSRKRLFARLTLGMAESVDIKNDPYIVIHPGMRYRFSDRLSLDIDWSYTDDRGQFGYAFQRETNGEPIIGRRRKTDVTTLVSGIYNFTSRMNVTLRARHYWSRVKYASFYNVSEDGWYIDRAFIPGQNQNFNVWNMDVFYTWDFNYGSRFIVGWKNWLANDFPVDGNRYKNYWGNAGRILMSPQGNEFTARMIFFIDSQKLRRKRNQS
- a CDS encoding DUF6728 family protein — protein: MGILRQVAEYLYIKKPDPNQEKTQWMKYMHGINRISIFVFLFAMMVLLVRWVILPLFK
- the pdeM gene encoding ligase-associated DNA damage response endonuclease PdeM, encoding MTQQPHRFHLKQQTLWLSPERCMFWEEDKSLIVSDIHLGKSGHFRKAGIGIPQTVFKEDLQRLIAQVQFFKPERLIVVGDFSHSNMNNELKLFEKWRKDLSQLPIHLVKGNHDILGNDWYTSHDITIHHEQLHTAPFTFMHELPADAANFPDDDYVFTGHVHPGIRIGGLGRQSLHFPCFYFARKHAVLPAFGRFTGLYPVRPKKKDKVFAIADKKVLELQ
- a CDS encoding cupin domain-containing protein; translation: MHLGNLADQIRFGKTTKTSVYKDERMNVMLLNLPEGEVLKPHVSKTDAFLVVQKGECEFTLEGQSHHLKRGDLFSFKANQVHALKALTDFSMLIIK
- a CDS encoding group III truncated hemoglobin codes for the protein MKKQMENREDVILLVNTFYDKVKPDPLIGFFFNKVVDVQWEKHLPVMYTFWENIIFHTGGYTGNPMRIHMDIHQKSTMKKEHFDRWIQLFNETIDELFEGEKAEQAKQRALSIATVMQINIAQLPKQENIY
- the lpxB gene encoding lipid-A-disaccharide synthase yields the protein MNYYIIAGEASGDLHGSNLIKELHKHDTTANIRCWGGEKMQAAGATLVKHYRDLAFMGFVEVIKNLRTIFNNLSFCKEDILEHRPDVLVLIDYPGFNLRIAKWAKEENIKVVYYISPQVWAWKENRVKMMKQCIDRMLVILPFEKDYYKQKWNWEVEYVGHPLIEEVERSKKESIMLQPGIPIDANKQIIALLPGSRKQEILKKLPVMLEVSRQFSNYQFIVAKAPGLDASFYNELLKSYENVSYVNNQTYALLQQSTAALVTSGTATLETALFEVPEVVCYKGNEISYQIAKRLVNIKYISLVNLIMDKEVVKELIQHEMNATNLSNELQLILPGSAKREQLQLDYKQLKEKLQAGGHASLKAAKSIVDFLQQ